In Primulina eburnea isolate SZY01 chromosome 14, ASM2296580v1, whole genome shotgun sequence, the following proteins share a genomic window:
- the LOC140812175 gene encoding aspartate--tRNA ligase 2, cytoplasmic-like: MSSQEPSPVISEESSEKKLSKKEASKLERQRKRQEASAASAISAVTIEADDPLAANYGEIALKDLQSKEISGKKWTELKNLTDLLKDQVVLIRGRAQTIRAVGKKMAFIVVRESGFTVQCVLNVSPGAVSPQMVKFATGLSRESIVDIEGVVSVPAQSITGATQQVEIQVKKLYCVNKAVPTLPINIEDAARSEVDIEKALQAGEQLVRVNQDTRLNFRVLDMRTPANQGIFRIQCQVENIFRQFLLSEGFVGIHTPKLIAGSSEGGSAVFRLDYKGTPACLAQSPQLHKQMSICGDFGRVFEIGPVFRAEDSFTHRHLCEFTGLDVEMEIKEHYSEVMDVVDRLFVAMFDCLNESCSKELEAINKQYPFEKLKYLRNTLRLTFEEGITMLKEAGVEIDPLGDLNTESERKLGQLVLEKYGTEFYILHRYPLAVRPFYTMPCYDNQSYSNSFDVFIRGEEIISGAQRVHVPEYLLERAQACGIDVKTISTYIDSFRYGAPPHGGFGVGLERVVMLFCALNNIRKTSLFPRDPQRIAP; the protein is encoded by the exons ATGTCTTCCCAAGAACCATCACCAGTGATCAGCGAGGAAAGTTCCGAGAAGAAACTGTCCAAGAAAGAGGCCTCCAAGCTCGAAAGGCAGCGGAAACGTCAAGAAGCCTCCGCCGCCTCCGCCATTTCCGCCGTGACAATCGAAGCGGACGACCCGTTGGCTGCAAACTACGGAGAAATCGCGTTGAAGGACCTACAATCGAAGGAAATTTCTGGGAAGAAATGGACGGAATTGAAGAACTTGACAGATTTGTTGAAGGACCAGGTGGTTTTGATACGTGGCCGTGCACAGACAATCCGGGCTGTAGGGAAGAAAATGGCATTTATTGTGGTGAGGGAGAGTGGATTTACTGTTCAATGCGTCCTGAATGTTAGCCCTGGTGCGGTGAGCCCGCAGATGGTGAAGTTTGCGACTGGTTTGAGCCGAGAGTCGATAGTGGATATTGAAGGTGTTGTATCTGTTCCCGCCCAGTCAATCACTGGTGCCACTCAGCAG GTGGAAATTCAAGTGAAGAAGCTTTATTGCGTCAACAAGGCTGTACCCACTCTACCTATTAATATTGAGGATGCAGCAAGAAGTGAGGTTGACATAGAAAAGGCTTTGCAG GCTGGTGAACAGCTTGTTCGAGTTAATCAAGATACTCGTTTGAATTTCAGAGTTCTTGACATGCGCACACCGGCAAATCAAGGAATTTTCCGTATCCAATGTCAAGTTGAAAAT ATATTTAGACAGTTCCTGTTGTCTGAAGGTTTTGTTGGGATCCACACACCAAAGTTGATTGCAGGTTCCAGTGAAGGTGGTTCGGCTGTTTTTAGATTGGATTACAAAGGAACACCTGCGTGTCTGGCACAATCACCCCAGCTTCATAAACAAATGTCCATTTGTGGTGATTTTGGCCGAGTGTTTGAGATCGGTCCAGTATTCAGAGCAGAGGACTCTTTTACACACAGACATTTGTGTGAATTTACAGGTCTTGATGTTGAAATGGAAATTAAGGAGCACTATTCAGAA GTAATGGATGTTGTTGATCGTTTATTTGTGGCCATGTTTGATTGTTTGAATGAGAGTTGTTCAAAGGAGCTCGAAGCCATTAATAAACAATACCCTTTTGAGAAGCTGAAG TACTTGCGAAATACTTTACGTCTCACCTTTGAAGAGGGGATCACAATGCTGAAG GAGGCTGGGGTTGAAATTGACCCTCTTGGTGATCTTAACACAGAATCAGAGAGGAAACTTGGCCAGCTTGTTCTGGAGAA GTATGGCACTGAGTTCTACATACTTCACCGTTATCCTCTGGCTGTTCGACCATTCTATACAATGCCATGTTATGATAATCAGAGTTATAGTAACTCATTCGATGTTTTCATTCGAG GCGAAGAAATAATATCAGGAGCTCAGCGTGTCCACGTGCCTGAGTATTTGTTGGAACGTGCACAAGCATGTGGAATTGATGTCAAGACGATATCAACATATATCGACTCCTTCAG GTATGGAGCACCACCTCATGGTGGATTTGGAGTTGGTTTGGAGCGTGTGGTTATGCTGTTCTGTGCACTTAACAACATCCGAAAGACATCGCTTTTCCCTCGCGACCCTCAAAGGATCGCTCCATGA
- the LOC140811978 gene encoding NAC domain-containing protein 92-like isoform X2, whose protein sequence is MEGGEAKLDKLPPGFRFHPTDEELITYYLINKISDANFTERAIGDVDLNKCEPWDLPAKAKMGEKEWYFFSLRDRKYPTGVRTNRATNTGYWKTTGKDKEIYNSNTSEQVGMKKTLVFYKGRAPRGEKSNWVMHEYRIHSKSAYRTSKDEWVVCRVFQKSLGGKKYPSNQPRGVNNPFTYNLDQIPAQNPNIHSQIMHPENLQFPSRNYMTPAELQEVLMRAGGGGGSSNNMINNLHMIPPQMNYGGGGGCFTISGLNLNLGGGVASAEPPMRPMPPGMNNQDLGSSMMNEGYGGDNRFMGMENCGDLENYWSGY, encoded by the exons ATGGAAGGTGGAGAAGCTAAACTGGACAAGTTACCACCAGGGTTCAGATTTCATCCTACCGATGAAGAGCTAATTACGTATTATCTGATTAACAAAATTTCGGATGCAAACTTCACGGAAAGAGCTATTGGAGATGTCGATCTTAACAAGTGCGAGCCATGGGACCTTCCTg CGAAGGCAAAAATGGGGGAAAAAGAGTGGTATTTCTTCAGCCTCAGGGACAGGAAATACCCAACGGGGGTGAGGACGAATCGAGCCACCAACACCGGATACTGGAAAACCACCGGAAAAGACAAAGAAATATACAACAGCAACACCTCCGAACAAGTTGGGATGAAGAAAACATTGGTATTTTACAAAGGAAGAGCTCCCAGAGGAGAAAAATCCAATTGGGTTATGCACGAATATCGCATTCATTCTAAATCTGCCTATAGAACCAGCAAG GATGAATGGGTGGTTTGCAGAGTGTTTCAAAAGAGTTTAGGTGGGAAAAAGTACCCTTCAAACCAGCCAAGAGGAGTCAACAACCCTTTCACTTACAATCTTGATCAAATACCAGCTCAAAATCCCAATATTCACTCACAAATAATGCACCCTGAGAACTTACAGTTCCCCTCAAGAAATTACATGACTCCTGCAGAACTACAAGAAGTTCTCATGCGGGCCGGCGGTGGTGGTGGATCAAGTAACAACATGATCAACAACTTGCACATGATCCCACCGCAGATGAACTATGGCGGCGGCGGTGGTTGTTTCACTATATCAGGCCTGAACTTGAATCTTGGCGGCGGAGTGGCCTCGGCAGAGCCACCGATGAGGCCAATGCCGCCGGGGATGAATAATCAGGATTTGGGTTCATCTATGATGAATGAGGGGTATGGTGGAGATAATAGGTTTATGGGTATGGAGAATTGTGGTGATTTAGAGAACTACTGGTCTGGCTACTGA
- the LOC140811978 gene encoding NAC domain-containing protein 92-like isoform X1 — MEGGEAKLDKLPPGFRFHPTDEELITYYLINKISDANFTERAIGDVDLNKCEPWDLPAKAKMGEKEWYFFSLRDRKYPTGVRTNRATNTGYWKTTGKDKEIYNSNTSEQVGMKKTLVFYKGRAPRGEKSNWVMHEYRIHSKSAYRTSKQDEWVVCRVFQKSLGGKKYPSNQPRGVNNPFTYNLDQIPAQNPNIHSQIMHPENLQFPSRNYMTPAELQEVLMRAGGGGGSSNNMINNLHMIPPQMNYGGGGGCFTISGLNLNLGGGVASAEPPMRPMPPGMNNQDLGSSMMNEGYGGDNRFMGMENCGDLENYWSGY; from the exons ATGGAAGGTGGAGAAGCTAAACTGGACAAGTTACCACCAGGGTTCAGATTTCATCCTACCGATGAAGAGCTAATTACGTATTATCTGATTAACAAAATTTCGGATGCAAACTTCACGGAAAGAGCTATTGGAGATGTCGATCTTAACAAGTGCGAGCCATGGGACCTTCCTg CGAAGGCAAAAATGGGGGAAAAAGAGTGGTATTTCTTCAGCCTCAGGGACAGGAAATACCCAACGGGGGTGAGGACGAATCGAGCCACCAACACCGGATACTGGAAAACCACCGGAAAAGACAAAGAAATATACAACAGCAACACCTCCGAACAAGTTGGGATGAAGAAAACATTGGTATTTTACAAAGGAAGAGCTCCCAGAGGAGAAAAATCCAATTGGGTTATGCACGAATATCGCATTCATTCTAAATCTGCCTATAGAACCAGCAAG cAGGATGAATGGGTGGTTTGCAGAGTGTTTCAAAAGAGTTTAGGTGGGAAAAAGTACCCTTCAAACCAGCCAAGAGGAGTCAACAACCCTTTCACTTACAATCTTGATCAAATACCAGCTCAAAATCCCAATATTCACTCACAAATAATGCACCCTGAGAACTTACAGTTCCCCTCAAGAAATTACATGACTCCTGCAGAACTACAAGAAGTTCTCATGCGGGCCGGCGGTGGTGGTGGATCAAGTAACAACATGATCAACAACTTGCACATGATCCCACCGCAGATGAACTATGGCGGCGGCGGTGGTTGTTTCACTATATCAGGCCTGAACTTGAATCTTGGCGGCGGAGTGGCCTCGGCAGAGCCACCGATGAGGCCAATGCCGCCGGGGATGAATAATCAGGATTTGGGTTCATCTATGATGAATGAGGGGTATGGTGGAGATAATAGGTTTATGGGTATGGAGAATTGTGGTGATTTAGAGAACTACTGGTCTGGCTACTGA
- the LOC140811977 gene encoding uncharacterized protein: protein MAAAPAAVASAKSLIKKLILRSSSQLSPFRFSISTESTKATFSKLASKSKGFRADKQKTELLLKRRTRSGRELDEDGFSKQFGKENSAHVPVFLGEVLDVFASVHLKSFVDCTLGAGGHSAMIIQAHPEMELYVGLDVDPAAHEIAQARINMVSHNGSGDSLSSLQVHTFLKNFKNIKAVLHEVGGKHSDPGILGVLMDLGMSSMQVNNAERGFSVLSDGPLDMRMDPQASLKAEDIVNTWPDSELSRILRDYGEESNWFSLQNKIIKARSTGGLHSTNELVNLIRTSTSWTRGGRHGWIKTATRVFQALRIAVNDELNTLRDSIHSCFDSLAPGGRLAVISFHSLEDRIVKQTFLNITNCSQERAEEEETECSNFPSKVLPYNGKNETWIKQIVQGKHAVILTKRPITPSESEERLNPRSRSAKLRVIQKI from the exons ATGGCCGCCGCACCAGCGGCAGTAGCTTCTGCAAAATCCCTTATCAAAAAACTTATTCTCCGTTCATCTTCGCAGCTTTCTCCATTCAGATTTTCCATCTCCACAGAATCAACCAAGGCAACATTCAGCAAACTCGCCAGCAAAAGCAAGGGGTTTAGAGCAGATAAGCAGAAAACAGAGTTGCTGCTGAAGAGGCGGACGCGCTCGGGGCGGGAGCTCGATGAGGATGGTTTCTCGAAGCAATTTGGAAAGGAGAATTCAGCCCACGTACCCGTTTTTCTCGGTGAAGTGCTTGATGTATTTGCTTCGGTTCACCTTAAGTCATTTGTTGATTGTACGCTTGGTGCGGGTGGACATTCCGCTATG ATCATTCAGGCCCATCCAGAGATGGAACTTTATGTTGGTCTTGATGTTGATCCTGCGGCACATGAAATAGCTCAAGCTCGAATAAACATGGTCTCGCATAATGGTTCCGGTGACTCACTTTCAAGTTTACAAGTGCATACCTTTTTAAAGAACTTCAAAAACATCAAGGCTGTGCTTCATGAAGTTGGTGGGAAACATTCAGATCCTGGAATTCTGGGTGTTTTGATGGATTTGGGGATGTCATCCATGCAG GTGAACAACGCTGAAAGAGGATTTAGTGTCCTTTCTGATGGGCCCCTTGATATGAGGATGGATCCCCAG GCAAGCCTAAAGGCCGAGGACATAGTAAATACCTGGCCAGATTCTGAGTTGAGCCGTATTTTACGCGACTATGGTGAAGAAAGCAACTGGTTTTCACTCCAAAACAAAATCATTAAGGCTCGTTCAACTGGTGGACTGCATTCTACAAATGAACTTGTTAATCTTATTCGAACCTCAACTTCTTGGACAAGAG GAGGCAGACATGGTTGGATCAAGACTGCAACACGGGTTTTTCAAGCTTTACGAATAGCAGTGAATGATGAGCTCAACACATTGAGGGATTCGATCCATTCTTGTTTCGATTCCCTTGCTCCAGGAGGAAGGCTTGCCGTTATCTCGTTCCATAGTTTGGAAGACAGGATTGTGAAACAGACATTCTTAAACATTACTAACTGCAGCCAAGAGCGTGCTGAAGAGGAAGAAACTGAATGCTCGAATTTTCCTTCGAAAGTCTTGCCATATAATGGAAAAAATGAAACATGGATAAAGCAGATAGTGCAAGGAAAGCATGCAGTTATTCTGACCAAGAGACCCATCACACCATCTGAATCAGAGGAGAGATTGAACCCAAGAAGTAGGAGTGCTAAACTTAGAGTGATTCAAAAAATATGA
- the LOC140811981 gene encoding protein WHAT'S THIS FACTOR 9, mitochondrial isoform X1, with translation MFFVRRSVSCFSYFYLSINFRIQRRCLVNVKLKWVKDRFLDNVVSGSLHLKATCTLVSILGTHSDSCLPIHILAKHRGQLDLPYDLKLATFIRRYPNIFQELYVPDSRGTPVPWYKLTPEALNVYNQEMHLIYEECYVDILQRLQKLLMLTKERLLPLQTIEQLRWDLGLPYDYENTLVAKNPESFSFIKLPDERVGLKLLVWNDSIAVSHLEHRNLKQEEKNGALAFPVSFTRGFGLKRKCMEWLHEWQKLPYTSPYVDASHLDSRTDTSEKRVVGVFHELLHLTINKKTERKNVSNLRAPLAMPQKFTKVFERHPEIFYISQKGGLHTVVLREAYDRDHLVEKHPLADIRETYASMMKEGFLDRSRGLYKKERRPILVDESVKSPFGRRRNGDGFESDSGIDGNLISEYESDEG, from the coding sequence ATGTTCTTCGTGCGAAGATCTGTTTCTTGTTTTAGTTACTTTTACCTGTCAATTAATTTTCGAATTCAGAGGCGATGTCTTGTCAATGTGAAGCTCAAGTGGGTAAAAGACAGGTTTCTTGATAATGTAGTCTCTGGCAGTCTACATCTCAAAGCAACTTGTACCCTTGTTTCCATTCTAGGAACGCATTCTGATAGCTGTCTCCCGATTCACATCCTTGCCAAACATCGTGGCCAGCTTGATCTGCCGTACGACCTTAAACTCGCCACTTTCATCCGACGCTATCCGAATATATTTCAAGAACTCTATGTCCCTGATTCCCGAGGTACCCCTGTTCCCTGGTATAAGCTAACGCCCGAGGCTCTGAATGTTTACAACCAAGAAATGCATCTTATTTACGAGGAATGCTATGTAGATATTTTGCAAAGGCTGCAAAAGTTGCTTATGCTCACTAAAGAAAGATTACTTCCCTTGCAAACAATTGAACAGCTGAGATGGGATTTGGGTTTGCCTTATGATTATGAGAATACTTTGGTTGCAAAGAATCCAGAGTCATTTTCGTTCATCAAACTTCCCGATGAGCGTGTGGGATTGAAATTATTAGTTTGGAATGACAGCATAGCGGTATCCCATTTGGAGCATAGAAATCTGAAGCAAGAAGAGAAGAATGGGGCATTGGCGTTTCCGGTTAGTTTCACAAGGGGTTTTGGATTAAAAAGAAAGTGCATGGAGTGGTTGCACGAGTGGCAAAAGTTGCCATACACTAGCCCTTATGTCGATGCATCCCATCTTGATTCAAGAACTGATACATCTGAAAAGAGGGTTGTCGGGGTCTTTCATGAGCTTCTGCACCTTACAATCAACAAAAAAACCGAACGAAAGAACGTAAGCAATCTGCGTGCTCCATTGGCGATGCCTCAGAAGTTCACTAAGGTGTTTGAAAGACACCCCGAGATTTTTTACATATCGCAAAAGGGTGGCTTACATACTGTTGTTCTGAGAGAGGCGTATGATCGGGATCATCTTGTTGAGAAACATCCACTGGCTGATATCCGGGAAACTTATGCAAGCATGATGAAGGAAGGATTCTTGGACCGGAGTAGGGGACTGTATAAGAAAGAGAGGAGGCCGATTCTTGTAGATGAATCAGTGAAGTCTCCTTTTGGAAGAAGAAGAAACGGGGATGGATTCGAGTCTGATTCTGGGATTGATGGTAATTTGATTTCTGAATATGAATCTGACGAGGGATGA
- the LOC140811981 gene encoding protein WHAT'S THIS FACTOR 9, mitochondrial isoform X2, producing the protein MDRRYRIMGFQHLQMRGTHSDSCLPIHILAKHRGQLDLPYDLKLATFIRRYPNIFQELYVPDSRGTPVPWYKLTPEALNVYNQEMHLIYEECYVDILQRLQKLLMLTKERLLPLQTIEQLRWDLGLPYDYENTLVAKNPESFSFIKLPDERVGLKLLVWNDSIAVSHLEHRNLKQEEKNGALAFPVSFTRGFGLKRKCMEWLHEWQKLPYTSPYVDASHLDSRTDTSEKRVVGVFHELLHLTINKKTERKNVSNLRAPLAMPQKFTKVFERHPEIFYISQKGGLHTVVLREAYDRDHLVEKHPLADIRETYASMMKEGFLDRSRGLYKKERRPILVDESVKSPFGRRRNGDGFESDSGIDGNLISEYESDEG; encoded by the exons ATGGATCGGCGCTATAGAATAATGGGCTTTCAGCATTTGCAGATGCGCG GAACGCATTCTGATAGCTGTCTCCCGATTCACATCCTTGCCAAACATCGTGGCCAGCTTGATCTGCCGTACGACCTTAAACTCGCCACTTTCATCCGACGCTATCCGAATATATTTCAAGAACTCTATGTCCCTGATTCCCGAGGTACCCCTGTTCCCTGGTATAAGCTAACGCCCGAGGCTCTGAATGTTTACAACCAAGAAATGCATCTTATTTACGAGGAATGCTATGTAGATATTTTGCAAAGGCTGCAAAAGTTGCTTATGCTCACTAAAGAAAGATTACTTCCCTTGCAAACAATTGAACAGCTGAGATGGGATTTGGGTTTGCCTTATGATTATGAGAATACTTTGGTTGCAAAGAATCCAGAGTCATTTTCGTTCATCAAACTTCCCGATGAGCGTGTGGGATTGAAATTATTAGTTTGGAATGACAGCATAGCGGTATCCCATTTGGAGCATAGAAATCTGAAGCAAGAAGAGAAGAATGGGGCATTGGCGTTTCCGGTTAGTTTCACAAGGGGTTTTGGATTAAAAAGAAAGTGCATGGAGTGGTTGCACGAGTGGCAAAAGTTGCCATACACTAGCCCTTATGTCGATGCATCCCATCTTGATTCAAGAACTGATACATCTGAAAAGAGGGTTGTCGGGGTCTTTCATGAGCTTCTGCACCTTACAATCAACAAAAAAACCGAACGAAAGAACGTAAGCAATCTGCGTGCTCCATTGGCGATGCCTCAGAAGTTCACTAAGGTGTTTGAAAGACACCCCGAGATTTTTTACATATCGCAAAAGGGTGGCTTACATACTGTTGTTCTGAGAGAGGCGTATGATCGGGATCATCTTGTTGAGAAACATCCACTGGCTGATATCCGGGAAACTTATGCAAGCATGATGAAGGAAGGATTCTTGGACCGGAGTAGGGGACTGTATAAGAAAGAGAGGAGGCCGATTCTTGTAGATGAATCAGTGAAGTCTCCTTTTGGAAGAAGAAGAAACGGGGATGGATTCGAGTCTGATTCTGGGATTGATGGTAATTTGATTTCTGAATATGAATCTGACGAGGGATGA
- the LOC140811920 gene encoding eukaryotic initiation factor 4A-3, whose protein sequence is MAAPAVQRGGGGRRAMGEEDANLVFETSKGVEPILSFDEMGIKDDLLRGIYNYGFEKPSAIQQRAVLPIITGRDVIAQAQSGTGKTSMIALAVCQIVDTKSSEVQALILSPTRELAAQTEKVILAIGDYINVQAHACIGGKSVGEDIRKLEHGVQVVSGTPGRVCDMIKRRTLRTRAIKLLILDESDEMLSRGFKDQIYDVYRYLPPELQVVLISATLPNEILEITSKFMTDPVRILVKRDELTLEGIKQFFVAVEREEWKFDTLCDLYDTLTITQAVIFCNTKRKVDWLTAKMRENNFTVSSMHGDMPQKERDAIMEEFRSGQTRVLITTDVWARGIDVQQVSLVINYDLPNNRELYIHRIGRSGRFGRKGVAINFVKSDDIKILRDIEQYYSTQIDEMPMNVADLI, encoded by the exons ATGGCGGCTCCGGCGGTACAGAGAGGCGGCGGCGGACGGCGAGCGATGGGGGAGGAGGATGCGAATCTGGTTTTCGAAACCTCCAAGGGCGTGGAGCCAATTTTGAGCTTCGACGAGATGGGGATAAAAGATGATTTACTCAGAGGCATTTACAACTACGGATTCGAGAAGCCCTCAGCTATACAGCAGCGAGCTGTGCTTCCAATAATCACCGGCCGTGACGTCATAGCTCAGGCGCAGTCTGGCACGGGAAAGACTTCCATGATTGCGCTTGCTGTTTGCCAAATTGTCGATACCAAGTCCTCGGA GGTCCAGGCTTTGATATTGTCGCCTACAAGAGAGCTGGCAGCTCAGACCGAGAAAGTAATTTTGGCTATTGGAGATTATATAAATGTACAAGCACATGCTTGTATTGGAGGTAAAAGTGTGGGCGAGGATATTAGAAAATTAGAACATGGAGTTCAAGTGGTTTCAGGGACACCTGGAAGAGTGTGTGACATGATTAAGAGGAGAACTCTGCGAACCAGAGCTATAAAATTGTTGATTCTT GATGAATCTGATGAGATGCTGAGTCGGGGGTTTAAGGATCAGATTTATGATGTTTACAGATATCTTCCTCCAGAACTTCAG GTCGTGTTGATATCTGCAACCCTTCCAAATGAGATACTGGAGATTACAAGCAAATTCATGACTGATCCAGTTCGTATTCTTGTAAAGCGTGATGAATTGACTCTGGAG GGCATCAAACAATTCTTTGTTGCGGTTGAGagagaggagtggaaatttgaTACTCTCTGTGATTTGTATGATACCCTCACTATTACTCAGGCTGTTATCTTCTGTAACACAAAGAGGAAG GTGGATTGGCTGACAGCAAAAATGCGTGAGAATAATTTCACTGTCTCATCTATGCACGGAGACATGCCACAAAAAGAACGTGATGCAATTATGGAGGAATTCCGCTCAGGTCAAACTCGGGTTCTGATCACAACAGATGTTTGGGCCCGGGGAATTGATGTTCAACAG GTTTCCCTGGTGATTAATTATGATCTTCCCAACAACCGAGAGCTTTACATTCATCGAATTGGTCGGTCTGGTCGTTTCGGAAGAAAG GGTGTGGCTATAAACTTTGTGAAAAGTGATGACATCAAAATCTTAAGAGACATAGAGCAATATTACAGCACACAGATCGATGAAATGCCAATGAACGTGGCTGATCTAATCTAA
- the LOC140812262 gene encoding phytochrome-interacting ankyrin-repeat protein 1-like: MLEYQNSIRRSRKLLSRVDSDTDDRGWTLLHVFAKKGDLKEVKRLLNEGMDANVAAWGPKSLGVTPLHLAAKGGHLKVMDKLLERGANIDARTKGACGWTPLHHAAKEKRMKAIKFLVENGAFLPDDINDTRFNPPLHYCPGLEWAYEEMRRLQVDNSSSGETYCSSEN, translated from the exons ATGTTGGAGTACCAGAATTCAATTAGGAGGAGTAGGAAGCTGTTGAGTAGGGTGGATAGCGACACAGATGATCGAGGTTGGACTCTGCTTCATGTCTTTGCCAAGAAAGGCGATCTTAAAGAG GTTAAACGTCTTCTTAATGAAGGAATGGATGCAAATGTGGCTGCTTGGGGCCCAAAGTCACTTGGTGTAACCCCTCTCCATCTAGCTGCTAAAGGTGGCCATCTCAAAGTTATGGATAAATTGCTAGAGCGTGGTGCTAACATCGATGCACGGACCAAGGGTGCATGTGGAT GGACCCCACTGCATCATGCGGCTAAAGAGAAAAGGATGAAAGCAATTAAGTTCCTTGTTGAAAATGGGGCATTTTTACCAGACGACATCAACGACACCAGGTTCAATCCACCTCTCCATTATTGCCCTGGTCTTGAATGGGCTTATGAAGAAATGAGGCGTCTACAGGTGGACAACTCTTCGTCTGGTGAGACATATTGCAGCTCAGAAAACTGA